The Fluviispira sanaruensis sequence TGTAATGCGAAATCGTAAATTTCATTTACATAAGGATTTGAAATTTCATCTGCAAAATTCTTTTTTAGACACCAACATTCGTGCAATAAAACGCCAAATGCATCCAAATTTCCTCTTAATAATGAAGATTTCATTTCGTAAGCAATTTCCCTTGTTCTATGAGCTAAATTAATAATATGACTTTTCTTCATTTGTAATTTTTGCTGTTCATGTATTTTACCAATTGGGTGTTCTTCTCCAGAAAAACATAAAACAAATCGAGCTTCTAATTCATTGAGTACATCATATGGGATTTTAAGTGAAAATACTTCATTTTTAGAAGCGCTAAATTCTATAAAGTTAAATCCTCCAAAAACGGAGGCATATTGATCTTGCCAACCTCCAGATATGGATAATTCAATTCTTTCTGCTTGAAAGGCTAATTCTGCTATTTCATAACGATTTAATTTATCTTCTCGAAATTCATTAAATGCAGCGATTACCGAAGCTAATACTGCTGAAGATCCACCTAATCCAGAGTGAGGAGGAAAATCACAAGAAATTTCAAGATTAAATCCAAATGGTGGTTTTAAAAGATTTATAGCAGCCTTAATAAGATCTAACTTACCATCATATTCTATATTTTCAATATTTTGATATGTAATATGTTGATTAAAATCATGAGAGATAATGGAGATGATGCAATCATTTCTTTTTTTTAAAAAACAATGTGCATACAAATTAATTGTTGCATTGAGGACTGCTCCAGTATGCTCTAGAAAAAAAGAACTGAGATCGGTACCTCCTCCACCAAAGCTTACTCTGACGGGAGATTTGCTTCTTGCAATGATATCTTTTGATTCTATATACTTAAGACTTTGTGGAAAAATCACATCTATTACTTTTTTATTTTCAATTATAGGTATGAATTTTTTACCTTGATCAAATAATTTTAAAGCTTTTTCTCGAGAATAGTTAGTTTCCAAATAAATAAAATCCTTATTAATATATTTATCTGGTAGATCATTTGATTCTGCTCCATTTATATAAGCTCTTCGAATATCACCATCTGTTAAAACTCCTATAATCTCATCAGTATCATTAGTAATTAATAAAAATCCCTTCGTATTTTTTTCTAGTTGATTTAAACAGCTGAATATGGATGATGCACTATCTAATTTCAAAAATAAATTTTCTAGCATTATTTTTTTTCCTATTAGATATAAAACTTTTAATTAAATTAGGAAAATATTTTTTATTTACCAGATTGATCTTCCTCCATCCATAATTAAGTTTGAACCATTCATGTAAGAGGAAGCATCAGAGCTTAGAAATATAATTGCTCCTTGATATTCATCTGCATAAGCCATCCTTCCAAGTGGAATTCGATCTTGGATATTTTTTAAAAAAGTAGAATTTTGTTCGTTTAAAATACCTCCAGGAGAAAGAGCATTACATCTAACATTTTTATCCCCCCAATAACTAGCAAAATATTTTGTTAAACCAATTAAACCGTGTTTCACAACAGAGTAACTAGCTGGTTTAACATCTTGTTCAGAATCTAAAAGATTTTCTTTTCTATAGAGTCTTTGATCAGGGGCAATGATTCCTAAATCTGAAGAAATATTAATAATATTTCCCTTTTTTCGATTTGCCATACAAGTACCAAATACTTTAGAACAAATTACAGCGCCAGTTAAACCAACAGAAATATCTAAATTCCAAGATTCTAAATCTAAAAATTCTAATCTATTACGCAGATTTAATTTATTAGTAGAGTCCTCAACCTTAGGATTTCTCGCAGCATTATTTATTAAGACATTTACGAAAATATTTTTTCCTTTTAAAATATTATATATTTCATTAACACTGATTTCAGAAGTAACATCCATCTTGAAAAAAAGACAGGTAGTGTTATATTTATTTTCTATTTCTTCAGAAATTCTTTTTAGGGAATCAGTGTTTATATCTGTTAATATAGGTTTGCCACCAGCAAGTGCAATCGCTTCCGCATGTTTAATACCTAATAATCCAGCCGCCCCGGTGATAAGAATATATTTATCTTTTAAAGAAAATAAAGAACTTAAATTATGCATATAATAAGTCTCCATGACAATTATGTTTGAGATATTTATAAGATATTAAATTCCTATACCAACTTAATTATATTATCAACCCCTTTAAGAATACCAGGTCTGTGGGAAACGATAACAACTGTACAAATACCTTTAAAATTATGTATTGATTCTGCAATGCTACTTTCCGAAGCATCATCTAAGTTAGCTGTGGCTTCGTCAAGCACAAGTAGTTTGGGGTTATTCAGCAATGCTCTCGCTAAACAAAGCCGTTGCTTTTGCCCAGCAGATAAACCTGCATGATCTTCACTTATTTCGTAATCAAACCCTTTTTCTAGAACAAGCTCCTTTAAGTTCGCTTTTTCACAAGATTCAAGAATTTCTTCATCTATAACATCTCGTTGTATTCCATATATCACATTTTCACGTAAAGTCCCCTTAATAAGAAAAGGTTCAGGACCTACATAACCAATCATATTGTCAGAGTTTTTAAAAAAATCTTGAACAGGAGCTTGATCAATTTTAATTTCTCCTTTTTGCGGAATTAAGATATTTAGTAAAAGCATAAGGATAGTGCTTTTACCAGCTCCACTTGGTCCTATAATCCCTATTTGTGAACCTGGTTTTACAAAAAAATTTAAATTTTGAATAACATTTTTTTGACTGGGAGAGTAACAAAATGAGACTTCATTAAATAAAATTGACGGTGGTATTGATTGCTGCTTTGTTTCCACTTTTTCTTTATTTAATTTCGGTGTTAATTGATTATTATTGGATGTTCTAATTAAATTATATCTGCTACTTTCTCCATAAAATTTTATATTATTTGAAAACTTTAACGCTTCTTCTTTTTCATTTTGAGGATAGTCGTGAAAATATTTCATCGTTGCTTTAAATTGTGGATAGTATATGTTTAGTATTCCAAATAATCCAACTAATGAAGATAAATTTTGAATAAATCGAATTAATAAATAGAGAAATGAAAGGAGAACCAAACCTGGTGTTTGCCAAAAAATTTGGCTCATACAAATAATTATAATAAGAAGAATAATCCCTAAAAATGGTGATAAAGTTACTGCTAAGTTATTCAAAAAATTTGTTCTAATAGAGAAAGATGAATAATTGATCGCACTTTCCACAAGATCTTTTTGTTCTTTTAATTGAGTCCTCATGACACTTATAAAAAGTAAATTTCTAGAAACTTTTTCAATACCAGAAATTAATTTATGCTGTTCCGCTGGAACAGCTGAAGCAGTTTTTCTGACACTATTATTTATCTTTCTAATAAGAAAACCTATGAGAAAAATCCCTAATAAAGCTATGATTGATTCCTTCCAAGTGGTAATAAACATAAATAATAAAACGCATATACATTGTAATAAAGATGATAACAAAGAAATACTAGATGATATAAAAGAGGAAGCTTTAGGAAAGAGTTCCGATATTTTAAAATTAACTTCAGAAGCACTATTTATACTTTTTGAAGACTTAAATAGCATATCATGAATAACTAAGTTTCTGAGTCTGCAATTTATAAAATCTAAAACAAATGAAATACTATTGCTGGAAAAGAGTTGTCCTGTAAATCGAATTATTCCAATCAATAATAATAAAATAATAATATACTCGGAAGAAAGTCTTGGTATAGTATATCCATAAACTTTTATATTTTCATTAATAAACCCTAAATTTACAAGAAATAATTGAATGAATAATGATATTGATAAATCAACAAACCCTAATAATATTGAAGAAAAAAATCCAATACATAACCAAATAACAGCTTTTTTACCAATGAATTTTAATAATAAATTTAATTTTATTAACATGAAATTATAGCCAAAATAAAAGTTATAAGAACCAAGAGATTTTAACAGCTAAATCCACTAAAATCAATTATTCTAAAATGTTAAAGTATCCACTATACTCTATTTAATTCAAAATGATCATGTAAATGATTAAAAACGATTCAGGCTTGATGCGCAAGAGATTTTAGAACTTTTTTAACTCTTCGCCTCAACAGCATCCCCATTCGTAACGGCAGGCATGAAACGAGCGACTATTTTCTTGAGTGC is a genomic window containing:
- a CDS encoding CBS domain-containing protein, whose protein sequence is MLENLFLKLDSASSIFSCLNQLEKNTKGFLLITNDTDEIIGVLTDGDIRRAYINGAESNDLPDKYINKDFIYLETNYSREKALKLFDQGKKFIPIIENKKVIDVIFPQSLKYIESKDIIARSKSPVRVSFGGGGTDLSSFFLEHTGAVLNATINLYAHCFLKKRNDCIISIISHDFNQHITYQNIENIEYDGKLDLIKAAINLLKPPFGFNLEISCDFPPHSGLGGSSAVLASVIAAFNEFREDKLNRYEIAELAFQAERIELSISGGWQDQYASVFGGFNFIEFSASKNEVFSLKIPYDVLNELEARFVLCFSGEEHPIGKIHEQQKLQMKKSHIINLAHRTREIAYEMKSSLLRGNLDAFGVLLHECWCLKKNFADEISNPYVNEIYDFALQNGAVGGKILGAGGGGFFLFQSKIDKKGNLCSALKNKNLLVKDFIFEDRGVRSWVIRTNA
- a CDS encoding SDR family oxidoreductase, with the translated sequence MHNLSSLFSLKDKYILITGAAGLLGIKHAEAIALAGGKPILTDINTDSLKRISEEIENKYNTTCLFFKMDVTSEISVNEIYNILKGKNIFVNVLINNAARNPKVEDSTNKLNLRNRLEFLDLESWNLDISVGLTGAVICSKVFGTCMANRKKGNIINISSDLGIIAPDQRLYRKENLLDSEQDVKPASYSVVKHGLIGLTKYFASYWGDKNVRCNALSPGGILNEQNSTFLKNIQDRIPLGRMAYADEYQGAIIFLSSDASSYMNGSNLIMDGGRSIW
- a CDS encoding ABC transporter ATP-binding protein; protein product: MLIKLNLLLKFIGKKAVIWLCIGFFSSILLGFVDLSISLFIQLFLVNLGFINENIKVYGYTIPRLSSEYIIILLLLIGIIRFTGQLFSSNSISFVLDFINCRLRNLVIHDMLFKSSKSINSASEVNFKISELFPKASSFISSSISLLSSLLQCICVLLFMFITTWKESIIALLGIFLIGFLIRKINNSVRKTASAVPAEQHKLISGIEKVSRNLLFISVMRTQLKEQKDLVESAINYSSFSIRTNFLNNLAVTLSPFLGIILLIIIICMSQIFWQTPGLVLLSFLYLLIRFIQNLSSLVGLFGILNIYYPQFKATMKYFHDYPQNEKEEALKFSNNIKFYGESSRYNLIRTSNNNQLTPKLNKEKVETKQQSIPPSILFNEVSFCYSPSQKNVIQNLNFFVKPGSQIGIIGPSGAGKSTILMLLLNILIPQKGEIKIDQAPVQDFFKNSDNMIGYVGPEPFLIKGTLRENVIYGIQRDVIDEEILESCEKANLKELVLEKGFDYEISEDHAGLSAGQKQRLCLARALLNNPKLLVLDEATANLDDASESSIAESIHNFKGICTVVIVSHRPGILKGVDNIIKLV